Sequence from the Mesorhizobium sp. PAMC28654 genome:
AATACACGATCGATCCAGCCGACATGAAGGCACCGTTCAGGCAACTGGACTTTCTGATCCCGGCCCGGGAGCTTCGCCAGAATCGAGGCTTCGAAACCATTGCCCATGCCAATCCGGACGGACGGCTGGAGGGCGCGCTGGTTGTCGTCTCCGAGAAAAGCCTCGACAGTGCCGGCAACGTCTACGCCGCCATCCTTGAAGGGCCGAGGAAGGGCGTCTTCACCGTCAAGCGCGATGGCGGTTTCGACATCACGGATGGCACCTTCCTGCCCGATGGCGACCTGCTATTGCTTGAGCGCAGCTTCTCCATGGCCAGCGGCGTCAAGATGCGGCTGCGGCGCATTCACGGGGAGGGTATCGAGAATGGCGCCGTCGCCGATGGACCGGTGCTGATGGAAGCCGATATGGGCTACCAGATCGACAATATGGAAGGGCTCGACCTCTGGACGCGTGGTGACGGTGCGCTGATGGTGTCGCTGATCTCCGACGACAACCACTCGATCCTGCAGCGTAATCTCTACCTGGAATTCATCCTGCATCAGGATTGAGCAGCGCCTGACCGCCGCGGCGAACTGGCATGCGAAGGACGTAATCCCCGCACGCCATCTTTCTCCCAAAGTCCACGATCTGCCGGTGTCTCCAAGCCCTGTTGTCGCTTGGCGGAAAACTTTAGTCATGACTTGACAATTCTCACCGACGGCGCAATACTCAAGTCCATGCTTAACTATTCCGAGATCGACAGCATCCTTCGCGCTCTCGTCGAGCCCACGCGCCGCCAGATCCTGGAAAGGTTGGGCCGCGGACCGGCCACCGTCAGCCAGTTGGCGGAACCGTTCGGCATGACCTTCGCCGCCGTTCTGCAACATCTGCAGGCGCTGGAGGCCTGCGGGCTGATCCGCAGCGAAAAGATCGGGCGGGTGCGAACCTGCCGGATCGAGCCGGGCGGGCTTGCTCCGCTCGCCGACTGGATCGCGGAGCGCCGCATACCGGCGGAACGGCACCTCGACCGTCTTGGCCAGATTCTGGCCGAGACAGACCCATCAACCCCGAGAAATCAGAACCAGGAAAAGGACGAAAAGCAATGAACCAGATCGCCCCCGTGAAAGACGAGCATTCCGTCATCCACTCCACCTTCACCATCGAGCGGACCTATCCGCAATCGCCCGAACGCGTTTTCTTCGCCTTCGCCGACAAGTCAATGGTGCGGCAATGGCGGATCGAAGGCGATGGTTTTGCGATCGCCGAATTCAGCTTCGACTTTCGTGTCGGCGGCAGCGAGGTGTCACGCTTCAGCTATGCCGGCGGACCGGAGATCAGGCTCGACGCGCAGTTCCAGGACATCGTGCCCGGCCAGCGCATCGTATTCTCCTACAGGATGGCGATCGGGCCTCAGCCGCTGTCGGCGTCGCTGACCACGGTCGAACTGACCCCGTCGGGAGAGGGCACACGCCTGACCTATACCGAACAGGGTGCCTTTTTCGATGGCGCCGATTCGGTGCAAGGGCGCGAGGAGGGCACCCGGGGCCTGCTCGAAGCGCTTGCCGCCCATCTGCAGAAATCGAAATAGACTTTGCTGGCCCTATTCGGTCAAAGGCCATTCTGCAAATGGAAGGCAGAGTGGCCTGTCAATTTGATTGAGTTCGCTGCCCTTTGGTCGCGATCCAGATGACATGACGCGCGCCGCGTTTGCCGTTGGCGCGGGTCTTGACATCCTCGACGTCAAAGCCGGCCTGACCGAGCCGCCGGGTGAAGCCGGCGTCGGGCCCTTGCGACCAGACCGCCAGCACGCCGCCAGGCCTGAGCGCCGTCCGTGCGGCATTCAGGCCCGCCACGCTGTAGAGGGCGTCGTTGGCCTTGTGGACGATGCCTTCGGG
This genomic interval carries:
- a CDS encoding esterase-like activity of phytase family protein, which produces MALAPAHAADTAAVQPIEISARPITEFHIGRPETRFGPLEFVGGLEMTSRSRDFGALSAFRFLKAGSDFIGVADTGFWFFGTVAHNPDGRPSGIQNFRMQQMVDEAGKPFAQKWEVDAESLAVKDGIATVGFERNHRVAQYTIDPADMKAPFRQLDFLIPARELRQNRGFETIAHANPDGRLEGALVVVSEKSLDSAGNVYAAILEGPRKGVFTVKRDGGFDITDGTFLPDGDLLLLERSFSMASGVKMRLRRIHGEGIENGAVADGPVLMEADMGYQIDNMEGLDLWTRGDGALMVSLISDDNHSILQRNLYLEFILHQD
- a CDS encoding ArsR/SmtB family transcription factor, giving the protein MLNYSEIDSILRALVEPTRRQILERLGRGPATVSQLAEPFGMTFAAVLQHLQALEACGLIRSEKIGRVRTCRIEPGGLAPLADWIAERRIPAERHLDRLGQILAETDPSTPRNQNQEKDEKQ
- a CDS encoding SRPBCC family protein → MNQIAPVKDEHSVIHSTFTIERTYPQSPERVFFAFADKSMVRQWRIEGDGFAIAEFSFDFRVGGSEVSRFSYAGGPEIRLDAQFQDIVPGQRIVFSYRMAIGPQPLSASLTTVELTPSGEGTRLTYTEQGAFFDGADSVQGREEGTRGLLEALAAHLQKSK